In a genomic window of Sarcophilus harrisii chromosome 4, mSarHar1.11, whole genome shotgun sequence:
- the GADD45A gene encoding growth arrest and DNA damage-inducible protein GADD45 alpha, with protein sequence MTLEEFAAGEQKTEGMDKVGDALEEVLSKALSQRSITVGVYEAAKLLNVDPDNVVLCLLAADEDDDRDVALQIHFTLIQAFCCENDINILRVSNPGRLAELLLLGPGGAAAAAGAEPPPDLHCVLVTNPHSSQWKDPALSQLICFCRESRYMDQWVPVINLPER encoded by the exons ATGACTTTGGAAGAATTCGCGGCCGGAGAACAGAAAACGGAAGG GATGGACAAGGTCGGGGACGCCCTGGAAGAAGTTCTCAGCAAAGCCCTGAGTCAGCGAAGCATCACGGTGGGGGTCTACGAGGCGGCCAAACTGCTCAACGT GGACCCCGATAACGTGGTGCTGTGCCTGCTGGCGGCCGACGAGGATGACGACCGCGACGTGGCCCTGCAGATCCACTTCACCCTGATCCAGGCCTTCTGCTGCGAGAATGACATCAACATCCTGCGGGTCAGCAACCCCGGGCGCCTGGCCGAGCTGCTGCTGCTGGGCCCCGGGGGCGCGGCGGCGGCCGCGGGGGCCGAGCCGCCGCCCGACCTGCACTGCGTCCTGGTGACG AATCCACATTCCTCTCAATGGAAGGATCCGGCCTTGAGTCAACTTATATGTTTCTGCCGGGAAAGCCGATACATGGATCAGTGGGTCCCAGTGATTAACCTCCCCGAACGGTGA